The following are encoded in a window of Esox lucius isolate fEsoLuc1 chromosome 14, fEsoLuc1.pri, whole genome shotgun sequence genomic DNA:
- the pus1 gene encoding tRNA pseudouridine synthase A isoform X2 → MMSEESEKTLTMPLKRVEEGNGDSGENGHIRKKLKSDVEDTGDERKHPKRKVVLLLAYSGKGYYGMQRNAGSSQFKTIEDELVTALIKSGCIPDNHGDDMKKMSFQRCARTDKGVSAAGQVVSLKLWMIEDLMEKINSNLPTQIRVLGLKRVTGGFNSKNSCDARTYSYMLPTVAFAPKSYNTKNSTAFRLDPETLQRVNRLFASYKGTHNFHNFTSQKAARDPSARRYITEMSCSEPFVRSGTEFAEITVRGQSFMMHQIRKMIGLIIAVVKGYTGEEVLQRSWGEEKVDVPKAPGLGLVLEKVHFDRYNKRFGGDGLHECLEWTEEEQAIMAFKEAHIYPSIVETECLEDSMVNWMATLPIHDFEATATGAQVKDRGQDDDEEGNGSDSAL, encoded by the exons ATGATGAGCGAAGAGTCAGAGAAAACACTGACCATGCCACTGAAACGAGTGGAAGAGGGAAATGGAGATTCTGGTGAGAATGGGCACATCAGAAAGAAACTTAAGTCTGATGTAGAAGATACTGGTGATGAAAGGAAACATCCCAAAAGAAAAGTAGTCCTGCTTTTGGCATATTCAGGCAAAGGGTACTACGGGATGCAG AGAAATGCTGGTTCCTCCCAGTTCAAAACAATTGAAGATGAGCTGGTCACAGCACTGATTAAGTCTGGGTGTATCCCAGACAACCATGGAGATGACATGAAAAAAATGTCATTCCAAAGATGTGCGAGAACTGACAAG GGTGTTTCTGCAGCAGGTCAAGTGGTCTCTCTAAAACTGTGGATGATTGAAGACTTAATGGAAAAAATCAACTCCAATCTTCCAACTCAGATTAGAGTGCTGG GTCTGAAACGAGTCACAGGAGGCTTTAATTCCAAAAACAGCTGTGACGCCCGCACATACTCGTACATGCTCCCCACTGTGGCCTTCGCCCCAAAGAGCTACAACACCAAGAATTCCACTGCATTCCGCCTCGACCCAGAGACACTGCAGAGAGTAAATCGTTTGTTTGCCAGTTACAAGGGCACTCATAACTTTCACAACTTCACCTCTCAGAAGGCAGCACGAGACCCCAGCGCCCGCCGCTACATCACAGAAATGTCCTGTAGTGAGCCTTTTGTGCGCAGTGGCACAGAGTTTGCTGAAATTACTGTGCGTGGTCAGAGCTTCATGATGCACCAGATTCGGAAAATGATTGGCCTAATAATAGCTGTTGTGAAGGGCTATACAGGGGAAGAGGTTTTACAGCGAAGCTGGGGTGAGGAGAAGGTGGATGTCCCCAAGGCCCCTGGATTGGGTTTAGTGCTTGAGAAGGTCCACTTTGACAGGTACAACAAGCGCTTTGGTGGGGATGGCCTCCATGAGTGTCTGGAGTGGACTGAAGAAGAGCAGGCCATCATGGCCTTCAAGGAGGCGCATATCTACCCAAGCATTGTAGAAACAGAGTGCCTGGAAGATTCCATGGTGAACTGGATGGCTACACTGCCTATCCATGACTTTGAGGCCACTGCAACAGGAGCTCAAGTTAAGGATAGGGGTCAA gatgatgatgaggagggtAATGGATCAGATTCTGCACTTTGA
- the pus1 gene encoding tRNA pseudouridine synthase A isoform X1: MLTVQALIGSPRVLRFKSNGWLYKFTRIRLMMSEESEKTLTMPLKRVEEGNGDSGENGHIRKKLKSDVEDTGDERKHPKRKVVLLLAYSGKGYYGMQRNAGSSQFKTIEDELVTALIKSGCIPDNHGDDMKKMSFQRCARTDKGVSAAGQVVSLKLWMIEDLMEKINSNLPTQIRVLGLKRVTGGFNSKNSCDARTYSYMLPTVAFAPKSYNTKNSTAFRLDPETLQRVNRLFASYKGTHNFHNFTSQKAARDPSARRYITEMSCSEPFVRSGTEFAEITVRGQSFMMHQIRKMIGLIIAVVKGYTGEEVLQRSWGEEKVDVPKAPGLGLVLEKVHFDRYNKRFGGDGLHECLEWTEEEQAIMAFKEAHIYPSIVETECLEDSMVNWMATLPIHDFEATATGAQVKDRGQDDDEEGNGSDSAL; the protein is encoded by the exons ATGCTGACAGTCCAAGCATTGATAGGGAGTCCACGGGTGTTGCGTTTCAAAAGTAACG GTTGGCTTTACAAGTTTACAAGGATACGGTTAATGATGAGCGAAGAGTCAGAGAAAACACTGACCATGCCACTGAAACGAGTGGAAGAGGGAAATGGAGATTCTGGTGAGAATGGGCACATCAGAAAGAAACTTAAGTCTGATGTAGAAGATACTGGTGATGAAAGGAAACATCCCAAAAGAAAAGTAGTCCTGCTTTTGGCATATTCAGGCAAAGGGTACTACGGGATGCAG AGAAATGCTGGTTCCTCCCAGTTCAAAACAATTGAAGATGAGCTGGTCACAGCACTGATTAAGTCTGGGTGTATCCCAGACAACCATGGAGATGACATGAAAAAAATGTCATTCCAAAGATGTGCGAGAACTGACAAG GGTGTTTCTGCAGCAGGTCAAGTGGTCTCTCTAAAACTGTGGATGATTGAAGACTTAATGGAAAAAATCAACTCCAATCTTCCAACTCAGATTAGAGTGCTGG GTCTGAAACGAGTCACAGGAGGCTTTAATTCCAAAAACAGCTGTGACGCCCGCACATACTCGTACATGCTCCCCACTGTGGCCTTCGCCCCAAAGAGCTACAACACCAAGAATTCCACTGCATTCCGCCTCGACCCAGAGACACTGCAGAGAGTAAATCGTTTGTTTGCCAGTTACAAGGGCACTCATAACTTTCACAACTTCACCTCTCAGAAGGCAGCACGAGACCCCAGCGCCCGCCGCTACATCACAGAAATGTCCTGTAGTGAGCCTTTTGTGCGCAGTGGCACAGAGTTTGCTGAAATTACTGTGCGTGGTCAGAGCTTCATGATGCACCAGATTCGGAAAATGATTGGCCTAATAATAGCTGTTGTGAAGGGCTATACAGGGGAAGAGGTTTTACAGCGAAGCTGGGGTGAGGAGAAGGTGGATGTCCCCAAGGCCCCTGGATTGGGTTTAGTGCTTGAGAAGGTCCACTTTGACAGGTACAACAAGCGCTTTGGTGGGGATGGCCTCCATGAGTGTCTGGAGTGGACTGAAGAAGAGCAGGCCATCATGGCCTTCAAGGAGGCGCATATCTACCCAAGCATTGTAGAAACAGAGTGCCTGGAAGATTCCATGGTGAACTGGATGGCTACACTGCCTATCCATGACTTTGAGGCCACTGCAACAGGAGCTCAAGTTAAGGATAGGGGTCAA gatgatgatgaggagggtAATGGATCAGATTCTGCACTTTGA